A genome region from Solirubrobacter pauli includes the following:
- a CDS encoding GntR family transcriptional regulator — protein MTRADEVHHGLRAALLAGAFPYGQRLVEEQLAERFSTSRTPVREALRRLEGDGHVVRDRSGGVRPNAPRVTAMRELYAVRTVLEDLAVRTADPEQLDPLHEEWLELRAERDESPDFVYADESFHEAIAHASGNSATERYLHDINERIRVIRIHDFTTVDRIVTTIEEHLEILDALRSGKTDAGAALMRVHIERSAEVVERRVGELLTRMFEEERP, from the coding sequence TTGACGCGCGCTGACGAAGTCCACCACGGCCTCCGGGCCGCGCTGCTCGCGGGCGCGTTCCCGTACGGGCAGCGGCTCGTCGAGGAGCAGCTCGCGGAGCGCTTCAGCACGAGCCGCACCCCCGTGCGCGAGGCGCTGCGGCGCCTGGAGGGCGACGGGCACGTCGTCCGCGACCGCTCCGGCGGCGTGCGGCCGAACGCGCCGCGCGTGACCGCGATGCGCGAGCTGTACGCGGTCCGCACGGTGCTCGAGGACCTCGCGGTGCGCACGGCCGACCCCGAGCAGCTGGACCCGCTGCACGAGGAGTGGCTGGAGCTGCGCGCCGAGCGCGACGAGTCGCCGGACTTCGTCTACGCCGACGAGAGCTTCCACGAGGCGATCGCGCACGCGTCCGGCAACAGCGCCACCGAGCGCTACCTGCACGACATCAACGAGCGCATCCGCGTGATCCGCATCCACGACTTCACGACCGTCGACCGGATCGTGACGACGATCGAGGAGCACCTGGAGATCCTCGACGCGCTGCGGTCGGGGAAGACCGACGCGGGCGCGGCTCTGATGCGCGTGCACATCGAACGTTCGGCAGAAGTGGTGGAGCGACGCGTAGGCGAGCTGTTGACCCGGATGTTCGAGGAGGAGCGCCCATGA